ATGAAGGGTACAAAAAAACCTACCAACAAGCACCAACACAAGTTAATCGTTTTAATATCTACACTAAACTACATGAACTTAAAGTTTAAAAAATACACTCAAAGCAACATACTTTACTATTTTAATAACAATATGAAAAAAAATGGACAAAAGCCTGCTAAACTTAAAACACTACAAAGCTATCTTTATAAATTAGATAAAGAACTTAAAGTAACAATTAATTATCACAGACATTTGGGTGTTAACATGGGAACTGAAATTCATTACGAACTTAAATACTCCAAGAAAGAATGTTACCGCATAATCAATAAACTCTTTAGAGAGAAAAAAGAGGAAAGACACAAAAAGCGTTTTAATGCATATCTCGAAAAGACTTGCATTAAAAATAGGAATGTAGAAAAATGGGAGTGTTATAATAATAGATCTAATAAGAAAGAAGATAGAAATAAAAAATCAATAGAAAGACTACAAGCAAAAAAGTATGCTAAAAAATGTAACTTTAAATCAAATGCATTTTACTCTATTTTGAATCTACAAATAGAAAAAGATACTATGATTGAAGTATTTAAAGTTCTTAAAAGAACTGAAAACTTTCTTGAAAAGAGCATATACAGGAGACTCAATGGTATCAAGTTAATAAGAAGCAAACTTAAAAGTAAGCAACAAAAATTAAGCAAGATATTGGATGAAACAAAGATTAGCTTAAGAAATGAAGGATATGACAGTAAACAGTTAGAGGCCCAAATAAAAAATGTATACGAACAATATAAACACAAGCCGCACTTTATCATAGAGAACAATAAG
Above is a genomic segment from Borrelia hermsii DAH containing:
- a CDS encoding plasmid maintenance protein codes for the protein MKGTKKPTNKHQHKLIVLISTLNYMNLKFKKYTQSNILYYFNNNMKKNGQKPAKLKTLQSYLYKLDKELKVTINYHRHLGVNMGTEIHYELKYSKKECYRIINKLFREKKEERHKKRFNAYLEKTCIKNRNVEKWECYNNRSNKKEDRNKKSIERLQAKKYAKKCNFKSNAFYSILNLQIEKDTMIEVFKVLKRTENFLEKSIYRRLNGIKLIRSKLKSKQQKLSKILDETKISLRNEGYDSKQLEAQIKNVYEQYKHKPHFIIENNKYVDLKKIIEKLKKSVEHIKATTKKYDKDIKNNIFSILLDQLKHKVDTSVLVPTLKGYLGRQDKLEYNKVFDNHYYYDFLELVKDNKDYLKSREFEKITS